In a single window of the Amycolatopsis sp. cg5 genome:
- the mptB gene encoding polyprenol phosphomannose-dependent alpha 1,6 mannosyltransferase MptB produces the protein MAHGVFTVPAVGLTGMAVVMTAWLLLGSRPPSRRTLWTLALWGTPLLFVPPFLSGDIYSYLAQGELARRGFDPYTTGPAALDTPLTSLVSPFWQRTPSPYGPVFTLIERLIATVSGGNVHIGVTLCRLVAVGGIGLMIWAVPRLAERVGTPAEHALWLGVLNPLVLWHFIGGGHNDALMVGLVLAGFELVLAGSAWGMPLLCLAANVKVTAIVAVAVAGVELVKRRPVVGALTTLGTLAAITALASWGGGFGWVRTLTTSSSVPSWLAPTNWAGFADGSLFGVGKAIGAVLAVLAVAVLLWWQWRGRLSSPLVLGAGMAAVIVGGPVVQPWYLLWAVVPLATVIHAGRARTILVSVIAVFALVLPPVRDTGGNLALGYLIAVTAAATIGISGKKKLTNSFRPH, from the coding sequence GTGGCGCATGGCGTGTTCACCGTGCCCGCTGTCGGCTTGACCGGCATGGCCGTGGTGATGACGGCCTGGCTGCTGCTCGGGTCGCGGCCGCCGAGCCGCCGGACATTGTGGACACTCGCGCTGTGGGGCACGCCGTTGCTGTTCGTGCCACCGTTCCTGAGTGGCGACATCTACAGCTACCTCGCGCAGGGCGAACTCGCGCGGCGGGGGTTCGATCCCTACACGACCGGGCCCGCCGCACTCGACACTCCGCTGACCAGCCTCGTCAGCCCGTTCTGGCAGCGGACCCCGTCGCCGTACGGGCCGGTGTTCACGCTGATCGAACGGCTCATCGCGACCGTGTCCGGCGGCAATGTCCACATCGGAGTGACGCTTTGTCGACTTGTCGCGGTCGGCGGGATCGGGTTGATGATCTGGGCGGTGCCGCGACTCGCCGAGCGCGTGGGCACGCCTGCCGAGCACGCGTTGTGGCTCGGTGTGCTGAATCCGTTGGTGTTGTGGCATTTCATCGGCGGCGGGCACAATGACGCGCTCATGGTCGGGCTGGTACTGGCAGGCTTCGAGCTTGTCCTCGCCGGATCGGCTTGGGGAATGCCGCTGCTGTGCCTGGCCGCCAACGTGAAAGTGACCGCGATCGTCGCGGTAGCCGTCGCGGGCGTGGAACTGGTCAAGCGGCGGCCCGTGGTGGGTGCGCTGACCACGCTGGGCACGCTCGCGGCGATCACCGCGCTCGCGTCCTGGGGCGGCGGGTTCGGCTGGGTGCGCACGCTGACGACGTCGAGTTCGGTGCCGAGCTGGCTGGCGCCGACGAACTGGGCCGGGTTCGCCGACGGGTCACTCTTCGGGGTGGGCAAGGCGATCGGCGCGGTGCTGGCCGTGCTCGCCGTGGCGGTGTTGCTGTGGTGGCAATGGCGCGGGCGGCTCAGTTCTCCGCTCGTGCTCGGTGCGGGCATGGCGGCGGTCATCGTGGGCGGACCCGTCGTCCAGCCGTGGTATCTCCTGTGGGCCGTCGTTCCGCTGGCGACCGTCATTCACGCTGGTAGAGCGCGCACAATTCTGGTAAGTGTGATCGCGGTGTTCGCACTCGTTTTACCGCCGGTAAGGGATACCGGTGGCAATCTTGCACTCGGTTACCTCATAGCCGTCACCGCAGCGGCGACAATTGGCATTTCCGGCAAGAAAAAGTTGACAAATTCCTTCCGCCCCCATTGA
- a CDS encoding Imm15 family immunity protein yields the protein MSDPRFEELLREQGLLDLDRLMTHDGYFTEPSLFNTYAQVSFLDDLPLDERNRALVRAAVEHLGTILDHARKFYAGRTLDFFCAVTVTGWEYLDEGDPLMPRFWIANPSRGAFDHVRLAPPSWDESAMVAGWLDHDPAYLLNDDIVGSRLERVFVQRQDFQLPPVVRGEA from the coding sequence GTGAGCGATCCGCGGTTCGAGGAACTGTTGCGGGAGCAGGGTCTTCTCGATCTCGACCGGTTGATGACCCATGACGGCTACTTCACCGAGCCGTCGCTGTTCAACACCTACGCCCAGGTGTCCTTTTTGGACGACCTGCCGCTCGACGAGCGGAACCGGGCGCTGGTGCGGGCCGCCGTCGAGCACCTCGGGACGATCCTGGACCACGCCAGGAAGTTCTACGCCGGTCGTACGCTCGACTTCTTCTGCGCGGTCACCGTGACCGGCTGGGAGTACCTCGACGAGGGCGATCCGCTGATGCCGCGGTTCTGGATCGCCAATCCGAGCCGGGGCGCGTTCGACCATGTCCGGCTGGCGCCGCCCAGCTGGGACGAGAGCGCGATGGTCGCGGGCTGGCTCGACCACGATCCGGCCTACCTGCTCAACGACGACATCGTCGGCTCACGACTGGAGCGGGTGTTCGTGCAGCGCCAAGACTTCCAACTGCCGCCGGTCGTGCGCGGCGAGGCGTAG
- a CDS encoding RHS repeat-associated core domain-containing protein, translated as MPEGNPLVAQAQSQTTGVTGIGILESANDLASGVKDGSWVEGGLGAVGVGLEALSLVIDPIGTLAQYGVSWLIEHVKPLKDCLDWLAGNPPVIQSFSDTWANVAKEVQAIAGDLTNESQTGTAGWVGAAGEAYRGEVAEQVDAVAGAASLCDGISTGVMVMGQVVAAVRETVRDLIAALVGKLITWALEEACTLGFATPLVAAQATAAITSTISKVSQVIRKLVKTISNVGPKVRKIVDKLGEIIEKLSKLAKRLGKEGTSPSAARTTPKGDVPTPKEHAPSTPDDVPGGADVPGGHSPGSAGKDSPKTSRPDNPQDTKTPPKRRYCKDDPVDVVSGEVILSQVDLALPGSLPLVVQRTHVSSYRAGRLFGPNWASTLDQRLDLDALGVVFVGDDGVLLVYPDPPSDGSPVLPEAGARWPLTRTETGFRLAKPDEGLVTDFDAAGVIRAISDRNDNRLDFGYGPSGALEELRHSGGYHVSVQVTGGVVTELRLDDVVIARYGHDERGRLDRVVNSSGKPLTFKYDLAGRLLKWEDRAGDWYGYRYDSAGRCVANEGAGGFLNGSFEYGESSTVFTDSLGATTTYKFTEARQVVEETDPLGNTTYQEWDELDRLIARTDPLGRTTRFEYDEAGDLVGATQPDGTRAVAEYNAFGQPTVQVDPGGAVWRLGYDERGNLTSSTDPAGAVTRYLRDGRGHLVGKTDPLGNTVRLEVDDAGLPIAVTNALGDTHRYDRDQFGRVTRVTDALGNVSTVSWTVEGKVLAKTYPDGTMDRWRYNGEGAQVEHVDPLGQVSRIETTHFELVAASVDGNGGRTEFEYDTNMQLVAVKNPAGQVWRYLYDEAGNVVGERDFTGRSVSYRYDAAGQLVGQTNGAGQQLRYVRDAMGRVVARHSDDAVATFEFDEAGSLIRAVNADAEVTLRRDVAGRITAETVNGRTMAYSYDAAGNVIGRRTPSGMENGWRFDAAGRPAELRSGGRTVSFGYDPLGREVERLLDTGAIMANTWDGNHRLRTQTISTVAGRSPARQAAVVQQREYQYREDNFVTAVDDLLAGPKQFTLDPLGRVLETSGERYGFDRGGNLSAAPGVHEQYDAQGRVVVKQRRRLSRKPDTWHYSWDAEDRLIGVTTPDGTRWRYRYDPLGRRIAKERLAADGSVAETVGFTWDGVTLAEQFGSDGRVVTWDSIGRSRPLTQIEHGQSEVDSRFYAIVTDLVGTPTELLDPDGGLAWRAESTVWGAALGRLRNRADTPLRFPGQYHDDETGLNYNFFRYYDPETGRYQSSDPLGLRAGPNPYAYAGNPLRTIDPLGLMTCDEAEKALRDLDPDDPANAQARSEAWNRIYDDAENNPAAQAAALQAERERLVRQAGGQIRRGEGGVPNDLAGGRLDAPQAHVPGSQYHVQGPGQGTPGLNMDGTFHDGDPRWPRGTYQWLYERGFAWPVEGPMAGRGPGGGRW; from the coding sequence ATGCCTGAGGGGAACCCTCTCGTCGCGCAGGCGCAGTCGCAGACGACCGGTGTCACGGGAATCGGCATTCTGGAGTCGGCCAACGACCTCGCCTCCGGGGTCAAAGACGGCTCGTGGGTCGAAGGCGGCCTCGGCGCCGTCGGTGTCGGCCTCGAAGCGTTGTCACTGGTCATCGACCCGATCGGGACGCTGGCGCAGTACGGCGTCTCATGGCTGATCGAGCACGTGAAGCCGCTCAAGGACTGTCTGGACTGGCTCGCGGGCAATCCACCGGTGATTCAGTCCTTTTCGGACACTTGGGCGAATGTGGCCAAGGAAGTCCAGGCCATCGCGGGCGACCTCACCAACGAATCGCAGACCGGCACCGCTGGCTGGGTCGGCGCGGCGGGCGAGGCGTATCGGGGTGAGGTCGCCGAGCAGGTCGACGCGGTCGCGGGTGCGGCGTCGCTGTGTGACGGGATTTCGACCGGTGTGATGGTCATGGGCCAGGTCGTGGCGGCGGTCCGCGAGACCGTGCGCGACCTCATCGCCGCACTCGTCGGCAAGCTGATCACCTGGGCGCTCGAAGAAGCCTGCACGCTCGGGTTCGCGACGCCGCTGGTGGCGGCGCAGGCGACGGCGGCGATCACGTCGACCATATCGAAGGTCTCGCAGGTGATCCGCAAGCTGGTCAAGACGATCAGCAACGTGGGCCCAAAGGTCCGCAAGATCGTCGACAAGCTCGGCGAAATCATCGAAAAGCTGTCCAAGCTCGCCAAAAGGCTTGGCAAGGAAGGAACCTCGCCTTCGGCCGCCCGCACTACACCGAAAGGCGATGTCCCTACGCCAAAGGAGCACGCACCGTCCACTCCCGACGATGTGCCCGGCGGCGCCGACGTCCCCGGCGGCCATTCGCCCGGCTCCGCGGGCAAGGACAGCCCGAAGACTTCCCGGCCCGACAATCCGCAGGACACCAAGACCCCGCCGAAACGCCGGTACTGCAAGGACGACCCTGTCGACGTCGTCAGCGGCGAGGTCATCCTGAGCCAGGTCGATCTCGCGCTGCCGGGCTCGCTGCCGTTAGTCGTGCAGCGCACGCACGTGTCCTCGTATCGGGCGGGACGGCTGTTCGGGCCGAACTGGGCGTCGACGCTCGATCAGCGGCTCGACCTCGACGCGCTCGGGGTGGTCTTCGTCGGTGACGACGGCGTGCTGCTCGTCTACCCGGATCCGCCGTCGGATGGGTCGCCGGTGCTGCCCGAGGCTGGCGCGCGCTGGCCGCTTACCCGTACCGAAACCGGGTTCCGGCTTGCCAAGCCGGACGAAGGCCTGGTCACCGACTTCGACGCGGCGGGCGTGATCCGCGCGATCAGTGACCGCAACGACAACCGACTCGACTTCGGTTACGGACCTTCCGGTGCGCTCGAAGAGCTGCGGCACAGCGGTGGCTACCACGTGTCGGTGCAGGTCACCGGCGGTGTGGTCACCGAACTCCGGCTCGACGACGTGGTCATCGCGCGCTACGGGCACGACGAGCGCGGACGGCTGGACCGGGTGGTCAACTCGTCGGGCAAGCCGCTGACCTTCAAGTACGACCTCGCGGGCCGGTTGCTCAAGTGGGAGGACCGGGCGGGCGACTGGTACGGCTACCGCTACGACTCCGCGGGCCGTTGCGTCGCGAACGAGGGCGCGGGCGGTTTCCTCAACGGCAGCTTCGAATACGGCGAGTCGAGCACCGTCTTCACCGACTCGCTCGGCGCGACGACCACGTACAAGTTCACCGAAGCCCGGCAGGTCGTCGAGGAGACCGATCCGCTCGGCAACACCACGTACCAGGAATGGGACGAACTCGACCGGCTGATCGCGCGCACCGACCCGCTCGGCCGCACCACCCGGTTCGAGTACGACGAGGCAGGCGACCTGGTCGGCGCGACGCAGCCAGACGGGACCAGGGCGGTCGCCGAGTACAACGCGTTCGGCCAGCCGACCGTGCAGGTCGACCCCGGCGGCGCGGTCTGGCGGCTCGGCTACGACGAACGCGGCAACCTGACCTCGTCGACGGATCCGGCGGGCGCGGTCACCCGGTATCTGCGTGACGGGCGCGGGCATCTCGTCGGCAAGACCGATCCGCTGGGCAACACCGTGCGGCTCGAGGTCGACGACGCGGGCCTGCCGATCGCGGTGACCAACGCGCTCGGCGACACGCATCGCTACGACCGCGACCAGTTCGGGCGGGTCACCAGGGTCACCGACGCGCTCGGCAACGTGTCGACCGTTTCGTGGACGGTTGAGGGCAAAGTGCTGGCCAAGACCTACCCCGACGGCACGATGGACCGCTGGCGCTACAACGGCGAGGGCGCGCAGGTCGAGCACGTCGACCCGCTCGGGCAGGTGAGCCGGATCGAGACGACGCACTTCGAGCTGGTCGCGGCCAGCGTCGACGGCAACGGCGGGCGCACCGAGTTCGAGTACGACACGAACATGCAGCTCGTCGCGGTGAAGAACCCCGCGGGCCAGGTGTGGCGCTACCTCTACGACGAGGCCGGGAACGTGGTCGGCGAGCGCGACTTCACCGGTCGCTCGGTCAGCTACCGCTACGACGCGGCCGGGCAGCTCGTCGGCCAGACCAACGGCGCCGGGCAGCAGCTGCGCTACGTCCGCGACGCGATGGGCCGGGTCGTCGCGCGGCACAGCGACGACGCGGTCGCGACGTTCGAGTTCGACGAGGCGGGTTCGCTGATCCGCGCGGTCAACGCGGACGCGGAGGTCACCCTGCGGCGCGACGTGGCAGGCCGGATCACCGCGGAGACCGTGAACGGCCGCACCATGGCCTACAGCTATGACGCGGCTGGCAACGTCATCGGCAGGCGCACGCCGTCCGGGATGGAGAACGGCTGGCGGTTCGACGCCGCCGGGCGGCCCGCCGAGCTGCGCAGTGGCGGGCGGACGGTCTCGTTCGGCTACGACCCGCTCGGGCGCGAGGTGGAGCGGCTGCTCGACACCGGCGCGATCATGGCGAACACCTGGGACGGCAACCATCGGCTGCGCACCCAGACGATCAGCACGGTCGCCGGGCGGTCGCCGGCGCGCCAGGCCGCCGTCGTGCAGCAGCGCGAGTACCAGTACCGCGAAGACAACTTCGTGACCGCGGTCGACGACCTGCTCGCCGGGCCGAAGCAGTTCACGCTCGACCCGCTCGGCCGGGTGCTCGAAACGAGCGGCGAGCGGTACGGGTTCGACCGCGGCGGCAACCTGAGCGCCGCGCCAGGGGTGCACGAGCAGTACGACGCGCAGGGCCGGGTCGTCGTGAAGCAGCGGCGCAGGCTGTCACGCAAGCCCGACACCTGGCACTACAGCTGGGACGCCGAGGATCGGCTCATCGGCGTCACCACGCCGGACGGCACGCGCTGGCGTTACCGCTACGACCCGCTGGGACGGCGTATCGCCAAGGAACGGCTCGCCGCGGACGGTTCGGTCGCCGAAACCGTCGGGTTCACCTGGGACGGCGTGACGCTGGCCGAGCAGTTCGGCTCGGACGGGCGGGTCGTCACCTGGGACAGCATCGGGCGCTCGCGGCCGCTGACGCAGATCGAACACGGTCAGTCCGAAGTGGACAGCCGGTTCTACGCGATCGTCACCGACCTGGTCGGGACGCCGACGGAACTGCTCGACCCCGACGGCGGGCTCGCGTGGCGCGCGGAGAGCACAGTGTGGGGTGCGGCGCTCGGCAGGCTGCGCAACCGGGCGGACACGCCGCTGCGGTTCCCCGGGCAGTACCACGACGACGAAACCGGGCTGAACTACAACTTCTTCCGCTACTACGACCCGGAAACCGGGCGCTACCAGAGCAGCGATCCGCTGGGCCTGCGCGCGGGCCCGAACCCGTACGCCTACGCGGGCAACCCGCTGCGCACGATCGACCCGCTCGGCCTGATGACCTGCGACGAGGCCGAAAAAGCACTGCGTGACCTCGATCCGGACGATCCCGCGAACGCGCAGGCGCGCAGCGAAGCCTGGAACCGGATCTACGACGACGCCGAGAACAATCCGGCAGCGCAGGCGGCCGCGTTGCAGGCGGAGCGAGAGCGGCTGGTGCGGCAGGCGGGCGGCCAGATCAGGCGCGGCGAGGGCGGCGTGCCCAACGACCTGGCAGGCGGCAGGCTCGACGCTCCGCAGGCTCACGTGCCGGGCAGTCAGTACCATGTCCAGGGGCCGGGGCAGGGCACGCCCGGCTTGAACATGGACGGCACCTTCCACGACGGTGACCCGCGCTGGCCGCGCGGGACCTACCAGTGGTTGTACGAACGTGGTTTCGCCTGGCCGGTCGAAGGCCCGATGGCGGGCCGTGGCCCGGGAGGCGGCAGGTGGTGA
- a CDS encoding class I SAM-dependent methyltransferase codes for MNFEELLAEAEAEPVEGWDFSWFDGRATEERPSWGYARLLTDRMAKAAAALDLQTGGGEVLAGISAPPPLLVAAETWPPNAAIASANLSHLGGKVVLVTEGGGLPFADGTFDLVTSRHPTALPWPEIARVLAPGGTFLAQCVGHGSNRELSEAMMGPLPPAHESATREASAGATEAGLTVVDAREQWTRVEFFDIGALAYFLRKVFWTVPDFTIARYRTQLATLDQRIRAEDRFVAHSRRYLIEARKP; via the coding sequence GTGAACTTCGAGGAACTGCTCGCCGAAGCCGAGGCCGAACCCGTCGAAGGCTGGGACTTCTCCTGGTTCGACGGCCGCGCGACCGAGGAACGCCCCTCGTGGGGCTACGCGCGCCTGCTGACCGACCGGATGGCCAAGGCGGCCGCCGCGCTCGACCTCCAGACGGGAGGCGGCGAAGTGCTCGCCGGGATCTCGGCCCCGCCTCCGCTGCTGGTCGCGGCCGAGACCTGGCCACCCAACGCCGCGATCGCCTCGGCGAACCTCAGTCATCTCGGCGGCAAGGTCGTCCTGGTCACCGAGGGCGGCGGCCTCCCGTTCGCCGACGGCACGTTCGACCTGGTCACCAGCAGGCATCCGACGGCATTGCCCTGGCCGGAGATCGCCCGCGTGCTCGCACCGGGCGGCACCTTCCTGGCCCAATGCGTCGGCCACGGCTCGAACCGCGAACTCAGCGAAGCCATGATGGGCCCACTCCCACCCGCGCACGAAAGCGCGACCCGCGAGGCATCCGCCGGCGCGACGGAGGCCGGCCTGACCGTGGTGGATGCCCGCGAGCAGTGGACCCGCGTCGAGTTCTTCGACATCGGCGCCCTCGCCTACTTCCTGCGCAAGGTCTTCTGGACGGTCCCCGACTTCACGATCGCCCGCTACCGCACCCAGCTCGCCACCCTTGACCAGCGCATACGCGCAGAAGACCGGTTCGTCGCACACTCCCGCCGCTACCTCATCGAGGCACGCAAACCCTAG
- a CDS encoding hemerythrin domain-containing protein, translating to MTDHTARLTAFGNQLIQVHIWLRDQLARLRANAESGFPRELRAHCLSFCSALTRHHSGEDAGAFPALAEQFPELKPVLTELENDHEIVAGIMRRLEELFEQDADASTISRELDGLTALLESHFYYEEKKIVAALNALTWTGPKPEFLRTDATSP from the coding sequence TTGACCGACCACACTGCCCGCCTCACGGCGTTCGGCAACCAGCTCATCCAAGTCCACATCTGGCTCCGCGACCAGCTCGCCCGCCTCCGCGCCAACGCCGAGTCCGGCTTCCCTCGCGAACTACGTGCTCACTGCCTGTCCTTCTGCTCGGCGCTCACCCGCCATCACTCCGGGGAGGACGCCGGCGCTTTTCCGGCGCTGGCCGAGCAGTTCCCCGAACTGAAGCCGGTGCTCACCGAACTCGAGAACGATCACGAGATCGTCGCCGGGATCATGCGCAGGCTCGAGGAGCTGTTCGAGCAGGACGCCGACGCGAGCACCATCAGCCGGGAACTCGACGGGCTGACCGCGCTGCTCGAGTCGCACTTCTACTACGAGGAAAAGAAGATCGTGGCCGCGCTGAACGCGCTCACCTGGACCGGGCCGAAACCCGAGTTCCTGCGCACCGACGCCACCTCACCCTGA
- a CDS encoding response regulator: protein MISVLICDDAPIVRMGLRMIVDSAPDLTVVGEAATGAEAVSAAAALAPDVVLLDIQMPELDGIEAAQRISSRVLVLTTFDTDEHVYEALRAGASGFLVKDTSPEKVLEAIRVVAAGDALLSPSVTRRLLDTVSSSLPRADSLGLSTMDGRLLGLVARGLGNGEIGEELGLSLATVKTYVSRLLVKIGARDRAHAVALAYEHGVVRPGS from the coding sequence ATGATCAGCGTGCTGATCTGCGACGACGCGCCGATCGTGCGCATGGGCCTGCGGATGATCGTCGACAGCGCACCGGACCTGACCGTGGTCGGCGAGGCCGCGACCGGCGCGGAAGCCGTGTCGGCGGCGGCCGCGTTGGCGCCCGATGTGGTGTTGCTGGACATCCAGATGCCGGAACTGGACGGGATCGAGGCGGCTCAGCGCATCTCTTCGCGGGTGCTGGTGCTGACGACGTTCGACACGGACGAGCACGTTTACGAAGCCTTGCGTGCCGGAGCGAGCGGGTTTCTGGTCAAGGACACGTCGCCGGAGAAAGTATTGGAAGCCATCCGTGTGGTCGCCGCGGGCGATGCTTTGCTTTCGCCCTCGGTCACGCGGCGGTTGCTCGACACGGTCTCGTCTTCGCTGCCGCGGGCGGATTCGCTCGGTCTGTCCACTATGGATGGTCGATTGCTGGGCTTGGTGGCGCGGGGGCTGGGGAATGGTGAGATCGGTGAGGAACTTGGGCTGAGCTTGGCGACCGTGAAGACCTATGTTTCGCGGTTGCTCGTGAAGATCGGGGCTCGGGATCGGGCTCATGCCGTTGCGCTGGCTTACGAGCATGGGGTGGTCCGGCCGGGGTCGTGA
- a CDS encoding sensor histidine kinase, with amino-acid sequence MGTEARDRLLAAGLAVGLLAVYGSRWTAAIVIVAGCVSLLWRRRFPLFVLAAIGSALVIGVGWRLEWADPLLFLGWIALYGAPAFAKTRHAAYAGAAVALGTAGVITLITRDAAGRGRDGLVIGLVFVLAYVATAWLLGHGYRVRQAYLTALEDRAERLAREREAMSRQAVAEERARIARELHDMLAHTMSGMVVLAGGARLATGQEDTARALAEIERSGRRGMDETRRLLTALRAGDAESPPTLADLPALVARLSAAGLTVKVSTIPDLPPAVDVAAYRIVQEALTNTLRHAGNATAAVVIRLDSGVVELAITDNGSGSSQGLGHGIAGMRERARLLGGELRAGPEPGGWAVRATLPLEAR; translated from the coding sequence ATGGGGACCGAAGCACGGGACCGGCTGCTCGCGGCCGGGCTCGCCGTGGGGCTGCTGGCGGTATACGGGTCGCGGTGGACGGCCGCGATCGTCATCGTCGCGGGCTGCGTCTCACTGCTGTGGCGCCGCCGTTTCCCGCTGTTCGTGCTGGCGGCCATCGGGTCGGCGCTGGTCATCGGTGTCGGCTGGCGGCTGGAGTGGGCCGATCCGCTGCTGTTCCTCGGCTGGATCGCGCTGTACGGCGCACCCGCTTTCGCCAAGACCCGGCACGCCGCTTACGCCGGCGCGGCGGTGGCGCTCGGCACGGCCGGGGTCATCACCCTGATCACCCGCGATGCCGCCGGTCGCGGCCGCGACGGCCTGGTCATCGGCTTGGTGTTCGTCCTCGCGTACGTGGCGACCGCGTGGCTGCTCGGCCATGGGTATCGCGTCCGGCAGGCGTATCTCACGGCTTTGGAGGACCGCGCCGAGCGCCTGGCCCGCGAGCGTGAAGCCATGAGCAGGCAAGCCGTCGCCGAGGAACGCGCCCGCATCGCGCGCGAGCTGCACGACATGCTCGCGCACACGATGAGCGGCATGGTCGTGCTGGCAGGTGGTGCCCGCCTGGCGACCGGCCAGGAGGACACGGCGCGCGCACTCGCCGAGATCGAACGATCCGGCCGCCGCGGCATGGACGAGACCCGCAGACTGCTGACCGCGTTGCGCGCGGGCGACGCCGAGTCCCCGCCCACCCTGGCGGACCTGCCCGCGTTGGTCGCACGGCTGTCCGCGGCAGGGCTGACGGTCAAGGTGAGCACCATCCCGGACCTGCCGCCTGCGGTGGACGTCGCCGCTTATCGCATCGTGCAGGAGGCGTTGACGAATACATTGCGGCACGCGGGAAACGCGACCGCCGCGGTGGTCATCCGGCTCGACTCGGGCGTGGTCGAACTCGCGATCACGGACAACGGCTCGGGGTCTTCGCAAGGTCTCGGACATGGGATCGCGGGTATGCGAGAACGCGCCAGGCTACTGGGCGGCGAACTGCGAGCCGGGCCGGAACCGGGCGGGTGGGCCGTGCGGGCGACACTGCCGCTGGAGGCCCGATGA
- a CDS encoding MDR family MFS transporter, translated as MTTTAEPRPGAMTHRQVLEALSGLLMGLFVAILASTVVANALPRIIADLGGSQSSYTWVVTTELLAMTATVPLWGKLSDLYNKKFLVQTNLALFVVGSLVAGFSQDIGVLIASRVAQGVGAGGLTALVPIIMASIVSPRDLGKYSGIMGGMFGVATVAGPLIGGAMVDTSWLGWRWCFFIGVPLAIAAIFLLQRTLNLPTVRKEVKVDYLGAFLIMAGVSTLLVWSSLAGHQFAWGSLWTVALVGAGLLLLAAAVFVESRVQEPILPLSLFKNRTIALSTLASFLVGAAMFGGTVFLSQYFQLALGKSPTVAGLLSLPMIFGLLVSSTVSGQLISKTGVWKSHLVLGGVLMIAGLLLLGTIDAHTHIVVLSGYMVVLGVGLGMLMQNLVLVAQNDVPPQDLGTATSTLSFFRSLGGSIGVSALGAVLASRITTLTLEGLGPQAANMPAGSGDSVPNLALLPEPIANIIRDAYGEATSELFLIGAPLAVLALVAILFIKQIPLKTQSANERLAEETA; from the coding sequence ATGACCACGACAGCCGAACCACGGCCGGGCGCGATGACGCACCGGCAGGTGCTCGAAGCACTCTCCGGGCTGCTGATGGGCCTGTTCGTCGCGATCCTCGCGTCGACCGTGGTGGCCAACGCGCTGCCGCGCATCATCGCCGACCTCGGCGGCTCGCAGTCGTCCTACACCTGGGTGGTGACCACCGAGCTGCTCGCGATGACCGCGACGGTTCCGTTGTGGGGCAAGCTTTCCGACCTCTACAACAAGAAATTCCTGGTACAGACCAACCTCGCGTTGTTCGTGGTCGGCTCACTGGTCGCCGGGTTCTCCCAGGACATCGGCGTGCTGATCGCCAGCCGCGTCGCGCAGGGTGTCGGCGCCGGCGGGCTCACCGCGCTCGTGCCGATCATCATGGCGAGCATCGTTTCGCCGCGTGACCTCGGCAAGTACTCCGGGATCATGGGTGGCATGTTCGGTGTCGCCACGGTCGCCGGGCCGCTGATCGGCGGCGCGATGGTCGACACCTCGTGGCTGGGCTGGCGCTGGTGCTTCTTCATCGGCGTGCCGCTGGCGATCGCCGCGATCTTCCTGCTGCAGCGCACCCTGAACCTGCCGACCGTCCGCAAGGAGGTCAAGGTCGACTACCTGGGCGCGTTCCTGATCATGGCCGGTGTCTCGACGCTGCTGGTGTGGTCGTCGCTGGCCGGGCACCAGTTCGCCTGGGGTTCACTGTGGACGGTCGCGCTGGTCGGCGCCGGACTGCTCCTGCTGGCGGCCGCGGTGTTCGTCGAATCCCGGGTGCAGGAACCGATCCTGCCGCTGTCGCTGTTCAAGAACCGCACGATCGCGCTGAGCACGCTCGCCAGCTTCCTCGTCGGCGCGGCGATGTTCGGCGGCACCGTGTTCCTGTCGCAGTATTTCCAGCTGGCGCTGGGCAAGTCGCCGACCGTGGCCGGGCTGCTGAGCCTGCCGATGATCTTCGGCCTGCTCGTGTCGTCTACCGTGTCCGGGCAGCTGATCAGCAAGACCGGCGTGTGGAAGAGCCACCTCGTGCTCGGCGGCGTGCTGATGATCGCCGGCCTGCTGTTGCTCGGCACGATCGACGCGCACACCCACATCGTCGTGCTGAGCGGGTACATGGTGGTGCTCGGCGTCGGGCTCGGGATGCTGATGCAGAACCTGGTGCTGGTGGCCCAGAACGACGTGCCGCCGCAGGACCTCGGCACGGCCACGTCCACGCTGTCGTTCTTCCGCAGCTTGGGCGGCTCGATCGGCGTCAGCGCGCTCGGCGCGGTGCTCGCCAGCCGCATCACCACGCTGACGCTGGAAGGCCTCGGCCCGCAGGCGGCGAACATGCCGGCGGGTTCGGGTGACTCGGTGCCGAACCTGGCGCTGCTGCCGGAACCGATCGCGAACATCATCCGCGACGCGTACGGCGAAGCGACCAGCGAACTCTTCCTGATCGGCGCGCCCTTGGCCGTGCTGGCGCTGGTGGCGATCCTGTTCATCAAGCAGATCCCGCTGAAGACGCAGAGCGCCAACGAGCGGCTCGCCGAGGAAACCGCCTAA